DNA sequence from the Anser cygnoides isolate HZ-2024a breed goose chromosome 7, Taihu_goose_T2T_genome, whole genome shotgun sequence genome:
AACACAAACACAatggtgtgtgtatgtgtgtatatatgtaaacatatctatatgtaaatatatataaatacacatacacacaccttAGAACCACTTATTTTTGAGGCTGAGATTTTGCTTTCTAGTGTGAAAATCTGATTTTgagccatttatttttttcatttctcctttctccctaATGTCCTGATATGAAACTAAAGAACTAAAAGGATGAAACTCCAACTAAAATCTAACTTTAGGcaacagattattttaaaatcatgagGGTGTAAGAATTACCAGACTGAGAATTTTTTTACCTGTGCTTGATTTAAGGAAACTATTTAATAAAGACAGAATTAGAATGCTCCATAACCATCACTGCGTGCAGCTACTGCGAAGGCGGGGTAGGCTTCATACGTGGCGTACGTCGCCAAATCTTGTCCCATTGTCACTGCTTGTTTGAGGTGAGTGGCAGTGACTGTTGCGGCAGCATTAGCAATAGTGTATCCTgcaagggaaaagagagaagagatggagattaaaggaaaaacattcaaaagCTAACATTGCCTGACATTTTTTGATGGGAAGACTTCATTGTCAATGGCAATCATGTCATTTGTCAATGGGAAGATTGGAACAATCTGATTAGATTAAATAAATCACTCCTGGCATGTTTTTCCTCCTCGTTAAAGGTAACAAATTTGACAACTGCAGCTggaaaattaaagcattttctcaCCTATTATTCGTTAAACACATTGCCTGAAAAAATACCTTCTTtgttgaatatttttccttaagctTCAAATATCTCTGAGATGAGAGGCTGGTAACAGTGCTCTTTACATGGACTCCCACACATGACAAAGGAgggcaagaaaatgaaataatgcagAGAAAATTTAGGCATGTTTTGTTTCATAGAGAAGACATTTGCACAGCTGGGAGAAAACATGGCTGTGACATCCTTTATGGTCAAAATGCATGCAACTCAGGACAGCCATGTTAGAGAGGAGGGGAATTCCCTCTATGCAATATTGGgagaaaatatttagcaaactggatttttttcccatcagatTCTAATGGGATATGTGGTTTCAACACTTCAAAATTTTCCATGGGAAAATGTTAGCTTTGCTGATTTAAAATGAATCactgggaaaacaaacatcaTTTGGGGCTGGTTAATCTGAAAGGAGAGTGTAGCAGCTTGTCAAACAGACCACAGTATGTTGTTGTTATGAAAGGATCAAGAATTAAGACGAAACCCAAATGTGGGAAGAGTAGCCAAGATGCCCATCGGCTCTGCTGAACCTGTCTCTGCTTCCAAACTACATCTCCCAGGATCCAAACTTTCCAACCAACCAGCTGGCAGTGGGATTGGCTCAAGGTCAGTCAGATCCGAGTCCCATTGGGGCAGGGCCTGGAGATATTTCAGGCTGGAAGTtaggagaaatgtctcctcagaaagagcggtcaggcattggaacggattgcccagggaggtggtggagtcactgtccctgggggtgttcaaggaaaggctggatgtgCTTAGgcacatggtttagtgggtgacactggtggtagggggatggttggaccagataatcttggaagtctttttccaccttaatgattctgtgattctatgattctatgatattggGCATCACTAAGAGTACGTTTCCTCATGGAAGGTGTTAGCTTGGGGGAAAACATGAGAAGTTCACGGGCACATGAATGTCGTGGTCGCTCAAAGTGTCTTTCTTGCGTCGGCAAAGCGAGGTGCAACGTTTCGATTAGGAATTGAGAAATTTGTCATTTAAACCATGTTCTGCGTCATCATAAGAGAAATGAGCTGCTACCTGGGCAtggcctgggctgtgctggacTTCAGTGAGTGTGGACTGAGCACCGgtgtgtgctgctggcagcaattTTAATGTATGTCTATTTGTTGCGTTTccaagataaataaataagggtggatgaaagaaaaaggagagattaTAATTAAGCAGTAAGTGGGGACTGGATTCAATAAAGAGCCCATTTGGTTTCCACGCCGCGGAAGCTTGCACAAACCCAGACaaattgatttttctgtggcttttgcGGACTCCTGTGGCAGGAAGCCggatagatttttatttttatttttaaatccatcCTTGAGACACTCCAAACAATTCAGTAGTACTGACTAATGCATTCCTCATGTGCAGTTTGGCATAAGTTGTTCCCACTACATCAGAATCACCATCATGCTGGGGAGCACAGTAAATGTAATGCCTGCAAGCTGGATTCCAGCTCCTGGCTTAAGTTTTCCATGATTTCCCAAGCTCTTTTGGTAGTTACAAGAGCTGTTGGGAATGAACTCCCAAACTGGAAACATTAGTCTTCCAGCAGGGGTGGGAGAGAGCTGGGATCGGATCCTGGCTGTCATGTTCATATTATTCCTTTGGCAGATGAAATCCAAGGGGTTGGCTCAAGAGGAGGGATCCTTGCGGTACGGAGGACCGAACCCAACCTGTGTGGCACTGGCCAGGGCACAGCAGGAAGGGGACTCATCCCAGCTCTGGCTCTGGGGAGACCACATCTGGGTCCTGGGTCCTACTGGGGGCTCCCAGTTGAAGGGAGGCATCCATGAACTGGAGCACAGTCAGGTCTGTCCTCAGTGACCACAAACAGGTTAGTTCTGGACACACACGAGGAAGCACGTAGGAAAAATAATACTGCAGGAGGCCTTTGCTGTACAGACCTTCACATACCTGGAAAAGCTGGCGCAGCAGGAGGCACCTCTGTTCCCTCGGTGGGAACCCCCAGTGTCTGCAGGGTGTATTCTGCTGCGTAGGTTTTGGCTTCATCAATAAAGGCGCTGAGCTTGGGAGGTGTGAAGGGATGTCTGTGAACACAGCAACATATTAGcttgcgtttttttttttttttttctctctaggCCTTTACTGCAAAACCTTCTAATCCAGCCACAGTTGGCATGATCCCATACATCAAATAGAAACATCATTTTACTGTGCTGATGCATTAAAACTAATACTTTTAGCAGTCTGGTTTCTTTGCGGAGATCATCATCCCTGGGTCACATTTCGGTCACTACATGTTTTCAGAGCATGTCGTCCATTTTCAGTCCAAAAGAAAGCCTGCTTCAgtctttctcattaaaatacaccacaaaaatatttcagatcagAAGTGTTTAGGATCATATCTGGAGCCTAATTAGCAGCATGTTCCtacaagctgcttttctttttcctacatGAACtattgtatgttttattttcttactaaAAAGCACCCCTTTGCCTACTTATTTCTggctttctgcagtttttacaCCACTGAACACAGAGCACCAAGCACAGCAGACATCTctgttggtcttttttttttttttttgatttatggATGATTTTCTCTCTAATGTCTCAAAAACCTGTAAATACAGAcctgttttgtattttgaagagaGATGCTAGACAaaatccacttaaaaaaaaaatcctaaagcCCAGAGAAACTTGAATAGTTACGTACATGGTGGGGTTCTGGCTGGCGAGGGCGGGGATGGTGATTTTGTATAGGAAGAGCTGTCTTTGGTCTTGGCCAATTGCAGAGTGGAGCTGGTAGACAGGCTGTCCCCAGTTGTTTTTCTGGCAGATTTCTTCTAAGATCTAGGAGGTAAGAAGGGATTTGCTCGGGTTAATTGTTGCATGTAGCCTTCTTCCCtagctccagcccctgcattGCTCAGCTTCCTCCCCTCCAAAGGGTTTTCAGAAGCGTAGTGGCAGCTTCCTCAAGTCTTAGTGAGAAAATAAATGGCAGACAGGGTAGTAAAGCTCACCTTGAAATATAAGATTCATCTAAATGTTATATaccttaaaaatgcatttaactcCTGAAGCTAATTATCACCTCATTAAATGGGAtgtctttgttttgctgatTAGCTGTTTCATTCCGTTATCGGCATGGCCTTCTCTGAATTCTCCACAGAAACTCTATCTGTGCACATCTTTTTAACCCCCTTAAAGCATTATGGTTCTATTCATCTTCACAGCTCTGGTGCCTCCCTCCCTTGGTGGGATACAGTACATAAAAAGtccagtcttaaaaaaaaaaaaagaaaggaaggaagggaaagaggctGTTTCTCTGCCCAATTAATTATTCAGGCTTCAACAGGCAATTTCTGCTGcaagtttgaaaaagaaatgctggaCCACATTGCCCTTGGCTTTAGAACAGCTTATTCCACAGTAATTGGGAATCACTGTCTGGAAatgctcttgctttttctttttctttcttttttaaacccaGGGGCTATCTGATGTCCCAGATGGGTTTGATATAGTGTGGTGCTCCTGTGCATCCCCACCAGTGGTGCTTggaccatttatttttttctaagtaacTCCATCAGGTTTGATGCTCTACTTAGAAATTGTTGGGGCTTGGGGTTTTTCCTATTGAGCAGCGGTTGTGGTCTCCCCAGGTATTTTTCAGTGCCGTAACGATTTGCATTTCAGTGACACAGTAAGGCAATTTGGCATCCTGAAGTTGAACACAAGACAAAAACGTTCTGTTTGGAATGTCCCCAAGTGACCTGCTGTAGCTGTGACGTTGGTCTTGCTGTGAACCGGGTTGGAGTCGAGACCCCTGGGTACCCACAGCCTGAGGCTTTCTGCGGTCCaccttatttaaaattattttatttcactgctgcCTTTCATTTGGTAACTACAGCTCTAAAGTTTACTAAAGTTTACTACTCTATAGTGCGCACACCCTAGTTCATCAGATTTCTTGACTGTGGTGACAGCTGTCCCCTGCTGTCCCAAAGGCTATGTAACGATGGTGCTTTTGAGATGTAACATCACCATTTAAATACTCAATGAGCAACATCTATTCGTGAACACCAAGCACCCCAGCTAGGCAGCAGGAAGGAAGTTAGGAGGGGTCCGTCCTTCACAGGTGCTGTTGCAGTGTGCGGTGGGCAGGAGAGGCTGACCGAGCTGGCACAGGTATTAACAAGGCTGTCCTAAAGCAAGCCATGGCTGTGTAAGAAGCATTATTATGAGACAGTGGCAGTGAGGGAATTAGGGAACTCAGCTGAAGGGAAGATATGCTCCAAAAATTATTGCTGCATTGTCTGCCACCCATTGACCTTGCCATGGGGGTTCATCGTGAAGACGTTGGGAGAGCAAAAACCCTGAACTGCACCTGCCCTAAGGCAGCCTGGACCATTTCACCCCTCTTGTGTGCTGGTAACATGGAGACAGAGAAACTttgcaggggaagaaaaagcactcCAGGtttctggggagaaaagggTGTTTTGGGAGACATTTAGCAAATGGAATGCTGTGGCAATTTTTTTACTAGACAGAGATGTGTTTCCGAAATCAGAGTGAAATTAACTTCTAACATTACTTTCTGTGATTCAAGGGGAAAAGGAGTTGCTGTAGGAGAGTGATCTCTGAAACTCGAGGAATTTGTTCTGCTCTGTCCCCAGCTAGCTGTCTGAATCCCAGTCCTGCATGCACAACCATGTCCAAGCCTCCTTGTGCAACCAGAACTGTTGCATTTGGCTGGGCTGTGCAGTCCATCAACACCTCTTTTCCCATTCCGTTTAGGATGTACATCTGTGGTTCAGGATTTCAGTTCTCAGCATCACCCAAACCCTGATCTCCTGCCGGGACCATGGCATGTCAGCATCAGGGGAGACAGCACAAGCTGCCACACGCGGATGCACCCAGATAATGTGCTCCACGTTGTTTTACTTCTTTGTACTGCACTGGAGCAATCACATTGAGGCAGCAAAGCTCTGTGCAATGTCATGGCCCTTTTGCAAAAcagatgattcttttttttttttttccctggcaaagttgctgtttttctatttatgtGAAATAGTTCCTTGGTGAAGTCCCAAGTGATGCATCTCATCATGCCTGTTTTGGGTGAGAATTTCTTTACTCCACAGTGCTTTTATGGAGGGGTAGTCATAGCTGGATTTCATCTTCCACCCATGGAAGTTTATGAAAATTCTCCCTTGAAGGAGAGTGAGTGCTGTACTACAGCAAGGCGGATGGCTCTGCAGGACACAACTagcaatgttttcttgtttaaatgTATTCCAAGAGTTATGAATGGATGTAGCTATCAATCACCAGTTTAAATTCAAGCAAGGgctgtttttctgaaagcattttgagCAAAGGCAAACCCTGGCCAACACATTGACCATACTTCGCACACACCTACCTGAGGGGCAAGTTTGATCCCTTGGGGCTTTAGTGTGACATGGTTCATCGGTGTGAGCTCCATTCCTGGCAAGAGGTCGTAGAGTTTATCCTCtcccctcttttctcctttgagCTGGTATCCGCGCCCCAGGCCCGTGTACGCCAGGTAGCCGCGACCTCCCAGTCCTCTAACTCCCGCAGCCCCTACAGGTACATTCATGTAAATTTCTAGGAATGTAAGAAGGCATTAAACTGAATCAAATCACCGGAAAAATTACCCTGATTGTCCCTGAAATGGAAAAGTTAGCCCCTCTGACTGAGTTTGGGAAGGAGGTAGGCAGGAGCCCGCCATTGCCTGTTGCTGGGCTTGCACACTTGGAGGTGTGAAGTTCTGGGGGTACCCCTGCTTTTGTCTGACCCAGTTTCCATCTCCTCTGCTCCGTGCTGGCAGGTGAGGTGTAACTTTCCATTGAGCTCATAGACAAGCCAGTTTTGATTTTGTAACACCTTTCTAACCAGATTTGTAGTCAGAAGTTGGAGAAGGGACAGCTGATGTCACTTGCCACCCACCAGCATAATAACAGTTTCATGAGGAACTCAGTGTTTATACAACCCCTCCCTTATATGAACCAAAGTCAAATTTTCAGCCCctattacattttcatttttgttcaaGGTGCCCAATGGGCacgtatttatttttctggtagtCCCCTAACCTACTTCTGCAGGTACCAAATGCTGTCTGCAATGATACTTAATCGGGGAGGTACCTGAATGGGGGATTTGATTCAGTACCGGTTGCAGAAAGCTGGGATCAAAGGCAGAACCTCAGCAACCATCAGAAATACTCTCTATTTTCATAGGTTTCTTATTATTagattattattaaaaaaaaaaaaaaaaaagacgagcCCATTTCCCAAAGCACAAAATTAATGGCTTTCTTGGTTTCAGTTCTGGTTCCCCACTCAGCTTCAGCACAATGTGACCTCCCTGGGAAATGCTGTGCCTTTGGGTCAGAAAACATCAGGACTGGTAAAACTTTCCTTGTGGGTTtcaaaggaaaggggaaaaacagcacagagatGTGCTGGTGGCTGTATGAGAGTTGgcttgggagggagggaaataaaattgttttatttggttttccCTGCTGGGGCAAAACCAGGAGGATTCATGGTTTATTTACCCTGGAAGGAGGGCGATCTGGAAGCTGTCTAAAGCTTGCTCCAggaaaatggttattttttaGTACCCTGCTTAGCCTGCTGGAATATCACTGTGTCTTTGGGAAGGACAGAGcctaaaaactgttttctgtcccTTTCTGAAAGGGGTCCAGCAGCCTGGGCAACGCCAGCACCCTCAGCATGAGGATGCAGCCACCCAAGCATGGGAGGAGTCATTTTGTTAGAGCAGAGTATTGGCATGACTGGAGTTACCTCGAATGGACGGGGGCCGGATGATGCTCCTGTTGCTGAGCCCCTTGGCAGCCGGGAAGTGGAGGTTGGGGATGGCCGCGTAGGCATGGGGTGCGTAGAAAACTGGGGCACCCAGGTAGGCGGTGGCGGGGTCGTACATGTGTCCAAAGGCATAGGTGTACTCTCCCTGCAGCATCGTGCCTCTTCCACCTGTGCCTCGGGTGTATCTGACGTAGCTGTCCTTGTCGACGGGCTTGGCTAACGTCACCTCGATGGGGGACCCATCCAGCACCTTCGCACCGCAGGAAG
Encoded proteins:
- the A1CF gene encoding APOBEC1 complementation factor isoform X1, producing MESNHKSGDGLTGTQKEAALRALIQRTGYNLIQENGQRKYGGPPPGWDSPPPERGCEIFIGKLPRDLFEDELIPLCEKIGKIYEMRMMMDFNGNNRGYAFVTFSNKQEAKNAIKQLNNYEIRNGRLLGVCASVDNCRLFVGGIPKTKKREEILAEMKKVTDGVVDVIVYPSAADKTKNRGFAFVEYESHRAAAMARRKLLPGRIQLWGHPIAVDWAEPEVEVDEDTMSSVKILYVRNLMLSTTEETIEKEFNSIKQGAVERVKKIRDYAFVHFNKREDAVEAMKALNGKVLDGSPIEVTLAKPVDKDSYVRYTRGTGGRGTMLQGEYTYAFGHMYDPATAYLGAPVFYAPHAYAAIPNLHFPAAKGLSNRSIIRPPSIREIYMNVPVGAAGVRGLGGRGYLAYTGLGRGYQLKGEKRGEDKLYDLLPGMELTPMNHVTLKPQGIKLAPQILEEICQKNNWGQPVYQLHSAIGQDQRQLFLYKITIPALASQNPTIHPFTPPKLSAFIDEAKTYAAEYTLQTLGVPTEGTEVPPAAPAFPGYTIANAAATVTATHLKQAVTMGQDLATYATYEAYPAFAVAARSDGYGAF
- the A1CF gene encoding APOBEC1 complementation factor isoform X2, producing MESNHKSGDGLTGTQKEAALRALIQRTGYNLIQENGQRKYGGPPPGWDSPPPERGCEIFIGKLPRDLFEDELIPLCEKIGKIYEMRMMMDFNGNNRGYAFVTFSNKQEAKNAIKQLNNYEIRNGRLLGVCASVDNCRLFVGGIPKTKKREEILAEMKKVTDGVVDVIVYPSAADKTKNRGFAFVEYESHRAAAMARRKLLPGRIQLWGHPIAVDWAEPEVEVDEDTMSSVKILYVRNLMLSTTEETIEKEFNSIKQGAVERVKKIRDYAFVHFNKREDAVEAMKALNGKVLDGSPIEVTLAKPVDKDSYVRYTRGTGGRGTMLQGEYTYAFGHMYDPATAYLGAPVFYAPHAYAAIPNLHFPAAKGLSNRSIIRPPSIRGAAGVRGLGGRGYLAYTGLGRGYQLKGEKRGEDKLYDLLPGMELTPMNHVTLKPQGIKLAPQILEEICQKNNWGQPVYQLHSAIGQDQRQLFLYKITIPALASQNPTIHPFTPPKLSAFIDEAKTYAAEYTLQTLGVPTEGTEVPPAAPAFPGYTIANAAATVTATHLKQAVTMGQDLATYATYEAYPAFAVAARSDGYGAF